In Verrucomicrobiota bacterium, the genomic window GGCGTTATCGCGGAAATGCACCTGCAGCTTGCGGCTATTATAGTCACCGGCAAGCCCCAGCTTCTCGAGGTGAGGAACGATCGACTCGTTGATGATCTTCACGATGTCGGGCTCGGATTTGAGAGCTCTCATGCCGTGGTCGAGTCCCCAGTACTTGCGGATGGGCACCTCGTCATGCTCTTCCTTCCAGGCACGGACGATGTCGGGCAGGTAGAACTCCACCTCCATGCTGGCCCGGTTCTCGACTAACGGCACCCCTCTGCGGTCGCAGATCTCGCCGCGCACGGCCGGGAGCCTAACCGTCAGCTGGGAGTGTCCCTTGATGCGGCCCTTGTAGTCGGCATACTTGTAAATCTGGACATACCACATTCGCGCCAGGAGCAGAACGAGTGAAAAGGCCAGAATCCCCCTGAGGATGAGGATCTTGCGTAGCGAGTCGTCGAACAATTTCATGGCCTTACCTGCTGAAATTGGGTTTTTGGGGAAGATGGGCCTCATCGATGAAGACTGGCACCATTTTCCGAAGCGTGAAGTAAAGCAGCGGCGCGATCAGCAGTGATGCCGCCGAGGGAATCACGATCCGAAGCAGAACCGTCATCTCCAGCGGAAATCCTCCCCGTCTGACACAGAGCACCAGGAATTCAACGCCCAGGAGTGACAAGGTCACCACGGCACTCCCAAGGGCATGAACTTCCCATCTCGTCCCATGGGTCGCCTCACTTGCCATTTGGAGAACAATCGCCCAGACCAGAAAAAACACAACGGGCACCGTGAGTCCGAGTTCCGCCTGCCCGGACTGGATCTGCAGCACTACGAGTCCCTGGACCAAGGCGGTCGCCAGCGCGAAAAAGAGCGCGGGCACAAGAGGAAGAGCCATCGCCCCGAAACAAAAAACCACGGGAAGCAGCAGGATCCTAGCCTGGAAGGGCGGAATGGCTGGCAGCAGATCCTGGACGGCCACGGCAATCGGCAGCAGGAGCAGGAGAATGACGAATAGAATGGCTTGCCTCATTTCGCGCCGGTGACAATGAAGACCTCCTCGAGCGTGCCGAGATCGGCGGAGGGCTCGAGGATGGCTTCGCCATCAAGTTCGCGGGCGTGAAAACTTTTCACCGTGCCGAGAGCGATGCCGGAGGGGAAGATCCCTCCGCTCACACCCGCCGTGTAAACTTTCTGCCCGGGCTGAAGATCAGCCAGTTTGCTCAAAAACGTCAGACGCAACTCACCCACCGGGTCACGCGACCCTGCACTGATTCCCTGTTCCTTGGTTCCCTCCACCTTGGCTGCCACCTTGCAGTTTTCATCCGTAACCAGAAGCACCTCGGATAGGTTGCCGGAAACGGCCGATACCTTCCCGACCAGCCCCTTGTCGGTAATCACCGGCATGTCAGGCGCGATGCCATCGGCCGAACCTCGGTTGATCTTGATCGTGCTCCACCAGACGCCGGCATCATGGCCAAGCACCAGCGCAGGAACGAGGCGGAACGAGGAGCGTTCCCGGTAACCCAAGACCTGTCGGAGATGATCGTTGTCCTGCTGGAGATCGCGCAGTCCGTTATTCTCCGCGCGGAGCTTTCGGTTCTCGGCGAGCATCCGCTCATACTCTGCCTGGAGTTGATCCAGTGACAGAAGATCCTTGCCGAGAGTGCCGATGCTGCTTTTCACCGCACTCCCCGAACGGCTGATCGGCGAGATAACTCCGAGCAGTCCGGACTGGAGCCATGTCAGGGTGCCGGATTCGAGCAGGCAGACGGCGATCGCGAGCACGGTGAAAACGACAAGGGAGGCGATCTGGATTTTTTTCATCCCGATAGTGTTCCTGCTGGTGATTTCCTGATCGTGGCCCCGGAAAGGGAGTGGAAGAGATCCGGGAGGGGATTACTCCGCCATCCCGGAAACGGCTTCAGGCCCTGGGACGATCGACTGCGGCGACGGCCCGCAGGAACTCGATTTCCTGAAGGGCCTTGCCGGTTCCTTCGGCCACGGCGCTGAGCGGATCTTCGGCCACGTGGACTGGAAGCCCCGTCTCCTCGGCGATAAGCTTGTCGAGCCCGCGCAGAAGGGCTCCGCCGCCTGCCAGGACAACTCCGCGGTCGACGAGGTCGGCGGAGAGTTCGGGTGGGCAACGCTCGAGGGTGATGCGGATCGCCTCGACGATGCGAGAGACCGGCTCCACGAGGGCTTCGCGGATCTCCTGTGACGTGATGGTGATGGTCTTGGGGAGTCCGGCAACCTGATCGCGCCCTTTGACCTCCATGGTGAGTTCCTTCTCCAGGGGGTAGGCACTGCCGAGACGCAGCTTGATCTCTTCCGCCGTGCGCTCGCCGATCAGCAGGTTGTAAGCGCGCTTGAGATATTGGGTGATGGCGTCATCCAGCTCGTCGCCCGCAACACGCACACTCCTACTGAAGACGATGCCTGCCAGCGAGATGATGGCCACTTCGGTGGTGCCACCGCCGATATCGATGATCATGTTGGCGGCGGGATCTGTGACAGGAAGCCCAACGCCAATTGCGGCAGCCATCGGCTCCTCGATCAGGTAAACCTCGCGAGCCCCGGCATGCATAGCCGAATCTTTCACGGCACGCTTCTCCACCTCAGTGATGCCGCTTGGCACGGCGATCACGACACGGGGACGGACAAACCGACGATTGCCATGGGCCTTGGTAATAAAATGCCGGAGCATCGCCTCGGTGATCTCAAAGTCGGCAATGACACCATCCTTGAGGGGCCTGATCGCGGTGATATTACCGGGCGTGCGCCCGAGCATGCGCTTCGCCTCTTCGCCAACCGCAAGCACATGGGTTGTGCCCGCCTTAACGGCAACAATGGAGGGTTCGCGAAGGACGATGCCCTTGTCCTTGACATAAACCAAGGTGTTGGCAGTTCCGAGATCGATGCCGATGTCACTGGAGAAGAATCCGAAAATTTTATTAAACATGATGATTATAAGTGGCTGAAAGTTAGGAAGTCTTGAATGAAATGAAGCCATGCGATGACAGACCCCGTCACGACGACCCATTTCCGAAAAACTCGGCGGGCTCTCATGACACGGAGTGCAATCTTAAAGCTGCAACCTATGCAATAAAACCATGGCACGAGCGCGTCAAGCACCCCTCTCCTAGAAATACATGGGGAACTCCCGGACCAGTATGCTTCGAGATGACAAGAAAAGCCGCCTTGCGCAAATAACTGCAGGCGATGTGTAGCCGACTCGCAGGTGATTGGGGGCGATTTTGCGTGAGTTGACCTGCCGGAGCACCCATACTAATCACCTTTATGGCCAGTATCTTTGGAACTCTCTTCCGTGTCTCCACTTGGGGTGAATCCCATGGCGGAGGAGTCGGCTGCGTCATCGACGGCTGTCCCTCCCGGCTCCCTATCACTGCGGAGGAGATCCAGGTCGAGCTTGACCGGCGTCGCCCTGGCCAGAGCGACATCGTCACCCCGCGTCAGGAGGAGGACAAGTGCCGCATCCTCTCCGGAGTATTTCAGGGCCAGACCCTCGGCACTCCGATCCTTGTGGCCGTCGATAACAAGGATGCGCGCCCCTCGGCCTACTCCGAGATGGAGACGATGTTCCGCCCCTCGCATGCCGATTTCACCTACCAGAGCAAGTACGGCATCCGGAACTGGGAAGGCGGTGGCCGCTCTTCCGCACGCGAGACCATCGGCCGTGTGGCCGCTGGCGTCGTGGCGCGCAAGGTAATCCGCACGCTTCACCCGGCCTATGAGGTCGTCGCCTACGTCCGCTCCATCCACGATCTGGACTCCGAAGTCAACCAAGCGACCGTCACGACAGCTCAGGTCGATGCCACCCCGGTGCGCTGCCCTGATCTGAAAGCCGCCGAGGCGATGATCGCCCGCATCAAGGAAGTCCGATCCCAGGGCGACAGCATTGGCGGCACCATCGAGTGCGTCGTTCGCGGAGTCCCTCCCGCTCTGGGCGAGCCCGTCTTTGACAAGCTGGAGGCAGACCTTGCCAAGGCGATGATGAGCCTTCCCGCCACAAAGGGATTTGAGATTGGTAGCGGCTTCGCGGGAACACGCCTCACTGGCAGCGAGCACAATGACGCCTTCGTCATTGAGGAGGGGAAAGTCTCCACAGCCACGAACCGCTCCGGCGGCATCCAAGGTGGCATCAGCAATGGCGAGCACATCTTCTTCCGTGTCGCCTTCAAGCCGACCGCCACGATTGCGAAGATTCAGCAGACAGTCACCGTAGAGGGAGAGGCTGCCGAGTTGGCTGCACGCGGGCGCCACGATGCCTGCGTCCTGCCGCGCGCCGTCCCTATGGTCGAGGCGATGGTACATCTCGTGCTCTGCGACCACCTGCTCCGCCAGCACGGCCAGAATGTCCTCCCCTGATTCCACCCAATTCGTTCAATTCGTTCCTTTGGCAGAGGCTCTCCGTGAGCGCCTTGCAGTCATTGCAGATCATGCGCACAGGGATCGGGATGCCGAGGGTCATCTGAAGCGACTCATCGAGGTTTCCGGACGGATCGACGCGCTGATCGCTGCGTTGCCTGCAAGCCAACTCGACCCCCAGTTCCACCACTACCTCGAGCGCCGCAGTTACGACAAAGCTCTTGCCTGGATCGAAGAGTCGGCGGGTTAAACGCCGACCCCCTACCGAACTATCGGAAAATCATTTCTCGCTCCTCGATCGAGAGTTCTCTCCAGGCACCAGAAGCAAGTGATCCCATAGTCAGCTTCCCGATGCTCTTTCTGATAAGCCTGAGCGTTGGGTGACCGATAACCGCTGTCATCCGGCGCACCTGACGGTTTTTACCCTCGTGGAGTTCCAGGGCGATCCAGCAATCGGGGACATTTTTGCGCATGCGGATCGGGGGATCTCGCGGAGGCAGATTGGGCTGGGGATCAAGCAGCCATGCCTTGCAAGCACGGGTTTTGTAATCCTGGATAGTTACGCCGGAGGCAAGTTGAGTCAGCGCTTCGGGGGTTGGGATTCGTTCCACCTGGGCCCAGTAGATCCGTGAATGGCCACGTTCCGGATCGAGCAGACGCGTGTTAAGACCCGCTTCGTCGCTCAGCAACAGGAGTCCCTCGGAATCAGCATCCAGTCGGCCCAGCGGGTAAACCTCCTTCGGAAAGCCAAACTCCGCAAGAGTCCGGTTTAACGATCCATCCGGCGTGAACTGCGAGAGCACGCCGTAAGGTTTGTTAAAGGCCAAGATCATTGCCCGGGATGAATGGAGGGAGCATTGAGCAGGGAGAGATGTTTCCTGAATGCAAAGAAAAGGATGCCGCAGGTCAGCAGTAGCCAGAACGGGAGAAATCCGAAGGCGTGACCCAGCTGTTCCTGCGCATTCGAGCCGGGAACCGCACGAAGAGCCAAGGCAAAGAGCAGGCTGATTCCCGCATAGGCGAGATTGATCGTCACACCCTTGAACGAGAGAACGGTCGCCCGGTGATGCGAGTCGACGAGTTGGTTGAGATAAGTCGAGACCGCGTAACCGATCATTGTCATGGCACCCCAGAGGAGATAGCCGAAGAGCAGTCCCCAGTAAGGAGGATGGAAGGCCAC contains:
- the mreC gene encoding rod shape-determining protein MreC produces the protein MKKIQIASLVVFTVLAIAVCLLESGTLTWLQSGLLGVISPISRSGSAVKSSIGTLGKDLLSLDQLQAEYERMLAENRKLRAENNGLRDLQQDNDHLRQVLGYRERSSFRLVPALVLGHDAGVWWSTIKINRGSADGIAPDMPVITDKGLVGKVSAVSGNLSEVLLVTDENCKVAAKVEGTKEQGISAGSRDPVGELRLTFLSKLADLQPGQKVYTAGVSGGIFPSGIALGTVKSFHARELDGEAILEPSADLGTLEEVFIVTGAK
- a CDS encoding rod shape-determining protein codes for the protein MFNKIFGFFSSDIGIDLGTANTLVYVKDKGIVLREPSIVAVKAGTTHVLAVGEEAKRMLGRTPGNITAIRPLKDGVIADFEITEAMLRHFITKAHGNRRFVRPRVVIAVPSGITEVEKRAVKDSAMHAGAREVYLIEEPMAAAIGVGLPVTDPAANMIIDIGGGTTEVAIISLAGIVFSRSVRVAGDELDDAITQYLKRAYNLLIGERTAEEIKLRLGSAYPLEKELTMEVKGRDQVAGLPKTITITSQEIREALVEPVSRIVEAIRITLERCPPELSADLVDRGVVLAGGGALLRGLDKLIAEETGLPVHVAEDPLSAVAEGTGKALQEIEFLRAVAAVDRPRA
- the aroC gene encoding chorismate synthase; translation: MASIFGTLFRVSTWGESHGGGVGCVIDGCPSRLPITAEEIQVELDRRRPGQSDIVTPRQEEDKCRILSGVFQGQTLGTPILVAVDNKDARPSAYSEMETMFRPSHADFTYQSKYGIRNWEGGGRSSARETIGRVAAGVVARKVIRTLHPAYEVVAYVRSIHDLDSEVNQATVTTAQVDATPVRCPDLKAAEAMIARIKEVRSQGDSIGGTIECVVRGVPPALGEPVFDKLEADLAKAMMSLPATKGFEIGSGFAGTRLTGSEHNDAFVIEEGKVSTATNRSGGIQGGISNGEHIFFRVAFKPTATIAKIQQTVTVEGEAAELAARGRHDACVLPRAVPMVEAMVHLVLCDHLLRQHGQNVLP
- a CDS encoding pseudouridine synthase, producing the protein MILAFNKPYGVLSQFTPDGSLNRTLAEFGFPKEVYPLGRLDADSEGLLLLSDEAGLNTRLLDPERGHSRIYWAQVERIPTPEALTQLASGVTIQDYKTRACKAWLLDPQPNLPPRDPPIRMRKNVPDCWIALELHEGKNRQVRRMTAVIGHPTLRLIRKSIGKLTMGSLASGAWRELSIEEREMIFR